The sequence aaaagatgtttaaaatataaggcataaaattttaattaaataatgaagttaaatatatgaaataatcAAATAActatatagaaataaaaattacttCAGCTAGAGTAATAGAACCAACAGTATGATGCTTTGGTGTTGAACTGAACATGGGAACTCTAGCACATCTTCTTATGAACCAAACAACAGTGGGTGTTCTTAAGTAAAATCTGTATgttctaaaatattttaaaaaaaaaaaattgaaaaaagataaattatcTTTTCAGTTACTTCtaaattgaataaattatataattttcttaaaaaaaaattgacgAAATTTAGTGTTGccaacaattttttttttttattttatattaagatattaaatattataatgtaAAATTGAGGGATATTTTGTAGTTATTAAACCTATCATTTAAAGGCTCCAATGTAACTTGAATTGGAACATtctttgatatattttttgttctcTCATtgaattctttaaaaaacgTCATCATATTTATAcctattatttttcatattataaagaatgaaatatatcaaaatttttttttttttttattataatatgtatttatagTAAACTTATTAAGCATATATTTGttattatgtaaaaatatatgtatacttTTGCTAATATGTATTAACCTAAAGGTCCAAGCGTTTGGCCAATACTTGGACTTGGTTTTGCAGAACCAGCTAAAACAACTAAATTAAATCTTCCTATTCTAGACATTTTTTTcctaaatttaaaaaaaaaaaaaccaataataataataataatatatatattatttgtataatttaatttacatTAATATACAGCTCTTaatatttcaatattttttattgtatactTAAGAATTTACCAattaaatcttttttattttatcttatttttcaacatttctatattatatttaaatgaagtTTAATTCCTTCGAAGTTGTCAaaattctctttttctttaatttttaaatatatgtaattaaCTGTATgcataatttaatatatatatattttcaaataatgTTATAATTTatccatatatatatattttataattaagtttttattcttttttttaatttacaatTCCTTTATCATTACatctatataaaattttcattattgtaTTACaaagttttttcttttttttattttaatatattttttcttttttttataatttttcgtgtttgaatattttaaaaatagtatATTATTCGAATCtcttatttatttacttattttattttatttttttttaaatttatagtaaattttatttataaacatattttaaataaaagagagaatttttaaactataattttttaattacaagactttgaaagaataaaattttttatcgTTTCCATTATTTTGTGTGTAAAAGatgttattaaaaagaaaaaatatacattttgataattttaaatacatttttgtatgtattttaaaattaaagtgcgatttttttttttttttttttctttttttttcttttttttattaatatatataatatgaaTTTTAACTTATATctcttaaattttataatttttgagTAGTTGCATTTACAAACACAAATCTATACTTGTCtgcatttatatttttctctattaaaaagttaaaaatatctcaatttttttttttttattttatttatattttattttatttattttttttaattttccaGTTAACAGTTGTTTaactttttgtttttcttattttttcattttccataattttttttttttttgttttctaaaatatataattatgtgaatttacataaaataaaaattaaattattagtCACAtctttatttacattttaattatatataaccATATAGTACATGCACAGATAGATGGATAATCAAACAATTATAATTGACAACGGTTCAGgtgaatataaataataaccAAATTGAAACGATATGTTCATATaatcaaaaaagaaaaagaaaaaaaaaaagagtaaaaTATACCTTAATgtttatagaaaaatttaattattttttcttttttttttaaaatttgatATAGGTTATATAAAAGCTGGATTAAATGTTTATGAAGAACCTTCTATAATATTTCCAACAATAGTTGGGAATTTCCGACACAATGAAAATTCCGAAACATTTGTTGGAGACGATGCAATTTATCATGAATCAGAATTGTCTATTTATCGTCCAATTGATCATGGGCATATTAGTAATTGGGAT comes from Plasmodium relictum strain SGS1 genome assembly, chromosome: 9 and encodes:
- a CDS encoding mitochondrial ribosomal protein L11 precursor, putative, which codes for MSRIGRFNLVVLAGSAKPSPSIGQTLGPLGINMMTFFKEFNERTKNISKNVPIQVTLEPLNDRFYLRTPTVVWFIRRCARVPMFSSTPKHHTVGSITLAEVFHIAKCKRMDPPLINLSLKSICKYIIGTCNSMGIKVCRELDDESKKKYFVDINKLDNIKKDIRNRNKQQKRSKK